In one Sphingomonas hankookensis genomic region, the following are encoded:
- the recA gene encoding recombinase RecA — MAANLKAVDSKMAAANDKAAGERQKALDAALAQIDRAFGKGSAMKLGQKEAMQVEAISTGSLGLDIALGVGGLPRGRVIEVYGPESSGKTTLALHVIAEAQKNGGTAAFVDAEHALDPVYAKKLGVNIDELIVSQPDTGEQALEITDTLVRSNAIDVLVVDSVAALVPRAEIEGEMGDSHVGLQARLMSQSLRKLTGSISRSRCMVIFINQLRMKIGVMYGNPETTTGGNALKFYASVRLDIRRTGQIKDRDEIIGNATRVKVVKNKVAPPFKQVEFDIMYGQGISKIGEILDLGVKAGLVEKSGAWFSYDSVRIGQGRENAKTFLTEHPELRDKLEASIRQRTEKVAEEMMTGPDAEDGDDDM, encoded by the coding sequence ATGGCGGCAAATCTGAAGGCGGTCGATAGCAAGATGGCGGCAGCGAACGACAAGGCGGCGGGCGAACGGCAAAAGGCGCTCGACGCCGCGCTGGCGCAGATCGACCGGGCATTCGGCAAGGGTTCGGCGATGAAGCTGGGCCAGAAGGAAGCGATGCAGGTCGAGGCGATCTCGACCGGGTCGCTCGGCCTCGACATCGCACTCGGCGTCGGCGGCCTTCCGCGCGGGCGCGTGATCGAAGTGTACGGGCCGGAAAGCTCGGGCAAGACGACGCTCGCGCTGCATGTGATCGCCGAGGCGCAGAAGAATGGCGGCACCGCCGCGTTCGTCGACGCCGAACACGCGCTCGACCCGGTCTATGCGAAGAAGCTGGGCGTCAACATCGACGAACTGATCGTGTCGCAGCCCGATACCGGCGAACAGGCGCTCGAAATCACCGATACGCTGGTCCGTTCGAACGCGATCGACGTGCTGGTGGTTGATTCGGTCGCAGCGCTCGTGCCGCGCGCGGAAATCGAGGGCGAGATGGGCGACAGCCATGTCGGCCTGCAGGCGCGCCTGATGTCGCAGAGCTTGCGCAAGCTGACCGGATCGATCAGCCGTTCGCGCTGCATGGTGATCTTCATCAACCAGCTGCGCATGAAGATCGGCGTGATGTACGGCAACCCGGAAACCACGACCGGCGGCAACGCGCTGAAATTCTACGCCTCGGTCCGGCTCGACATCCGTCGCACCGGCCAGATCAAGGACCGTGACGAGATCATCGGCAACGCGACCCGCGTGAAGGTGGTGAAGAACAAGGTCGCGCCTCCGTTCAAGCAGGTCGAATTCGACATCATGTACGGGCAGGGTATCTCGAAGATCGGCGAGATCCTCGACCTGGGCGTGAAGGCCGGCCTCGTCGAGAAATCGGGCGCGTGGTTCAGCTATGACAGCGTGCGGATCGGGCAGGGGCGTGAGAACGCCAAGACCTTCCTGACCGAACATCCGGAACTGCGCGACAAGCTGGAGGCCTCGATCCGGCAGCGGACCGAAAAGGTGGCCGAGGAAATGATGACCGGTCCCGATGCCGAGGATGGCGACGACGACATGTGA
- a CDS encoding response regulator: MTSPARILLVEDEPLIAMMLEDFLDMLGRTVAGTADSVASAVSAIDQGGIDGAILDVHLRGGEKSWPVADKLAAAGIPFVLATGGSGDTIEPAHRDRPVLSKPFTMDAVEQALNDLG, encoded by the coding sequence ATGACGTCGCCTGCGCGTATCCTCCTGGTTGAGGACGAACCCCTGATCGCCATGATGCTCGAGGATTTCCTCGACATGCTCGGCCGCACCGTCGCCGGGACCGCCGACAGCGTGGCGTCCGCCGTGTCGGCGATCGACCAGGGTGGCATCGACGGCGCGATCCTCGACGTGCATCTGCGCGGCGGGGAAAAGAGCTGGCCGGTGGCGGACAAGCTGGCGGCGGCGGGCATCCCGTTCGTGCTGGCGACCGGCGGGTCGGGCGACACGATCGAACCGGCGCACCGCGACCGCCCGGTCCTGTCGAAGCCGTTCACGATGGACGCGGTCGAGCAGGCGCTGAACGACCTGGGGTGA
- a CDS encoding ATP-binding protein, which produces MLSKSPSASSPVLPLAIALVAGAIAAGIILWTIGSLPVAIGFVAAAVVLAGVALGVRHWTGSAEATEPVVDWSLAQTLASVSPHALAVTDRAGRLVCANDRYAALFGGYPTPPGVLGDGVDASALAGAARSAWRDGDARVTVRQGDAPLVATLARAGEAMLVWRFEGGQAIAEAVTMRAMIAGDVGERLGGAGVMVALLSADGRIRAANRVFRARAVGNEDATIEGRDFARFLVTDSRGRVRFEREGLGGDPLRIVQVPFVDDPDGPMLVAMLDEEEAPVGLMPIAAPGSAAQVRALVSLLPVGMALVDRDGRFLHMNDAFVRATGVNPVAPPLYPGDLVVREDKAALADAVRRFAGGAQHSADMAVRLNDRSEEPIALSIAGARGLGEAAVVLSLRDTGEEGKLKRQVAQATKMQAVGQLAGGVAHDFNNILTAIIGHCDLMLMRHSPGDSDYDDIQQIRANSNRAASLTRQLLAFSRQQTLRPQVLQLPDVISEVSNLLKRLLGETVQLVVNHGRGLGSVRADPGQLEQVVVNLAVNARDAMLSQGGNRNVLTIETLATSAQEVRAMDDDVLPVGDYVTLKVSDTGTGIPADVLPKIFEPFFTTKEVGKGTGLGLSTVYGIIKQSGGYIFAESRPGQGSTFTIHLPVHAAAAEPPRLGTNPKLKSEPTEPAWGSGTILLVEDEDMVRAIAERALARQGYTVMTAEHGEAALELLADRPHIDLLISDVVMPTMDGPTMVRHVRKVYPTLPILFMSGYAEEQLRRSIDLDQVSFLPKPFSVQQLATAARDALAKS; this is translated from the coding sequence GGTCGCTGGCGCAGACGCTCGCCTCGGTCAGCCCGCACGCGCTCGCCGTCACCGACCGCGCCGGCCGCCTCGTCTGCGCCAACGACCGCTATGCCGCGCTGTTCGGCGGCTATCCGACTCCGCCCGGCGTGCTGGGCGATGGCGTCGATGCCAGCGCGCTGGCCGGCGCCGCCCGGTCGGCGTGGCGCGACGGCGATGCCAGGGTCACCGTGCGACAGGGCGACGCCCCGCTGGTCGCGACGCTCGCCCGCGCCGGGGAAGCGATGCTCGTCTGGCGTTTCGAAGGCGGACAGGCGATCGCCGAGGCGGTGACGATGCGCGCGATGATCGCGGGCGATGTCGGCGAACGGCTGGGCGGGGCGGGGGTGATGGTCGCGCTCCTGAGCGCCGATGGCCGTATCCGCGCCGCCAACCGCGTCTTCCGCGCCCGCGCCGTCGGCAACGAGGACGCCACGATCGAGGGCCGCGATTTCGCCCGTTTCCTCGTCACCGACAGCCGCGGCCGCGTCCGTTTCGAACGCGAAGGGCTGGGCGGCGACCCGCTTCGCATCGTGCAGGTGCCGTTCGTCGACGATCCCGACGGCCCGATGCTGGTCGCGATGCTGGACGAGGAAGAGGCGCCCGTCGGGCTGATGCCGATCGCCGCGCCGGGATCGGCGGCGCAGGTCCGCGCGCTCGTCTCGCTGCTGCCGGTCGGCATGGCGCTAGTCGATCGCGACGGCCGCTTCCTGCACATGAACGACGCCTTCGTCCGCGCGACCGGCGTCAATCCGGTCGCGCCGCCGCTCTATCCCGGCGACCTGGTGGTGCGCGAGGACAAGGCCGCGCTCGCCGATGCCGTCCGCCGCTTCGCCGGCGGGGCGCAGCACAGTGCCGACATGGCGGTCCGCCTCAACGACCGGTCGGAGGAGCCGATCGCGCTGTCGATCGCCGGTGCGCGCGGGCTGGGCGAAGCCGCCGTCGTCCTCTCGCTGCGCGATACCGGCGAGGAGGGCAAACTCAAGCGGCAGGTGGCGCAGGCGACCAAGATGCAGGCGGTCGGCCAGCTCGCCGGCGGCGTCGCGCATGATTTCAACAACATCCTGACCGCGATCATCGGCCATTGCGACCTGATGCTTATGCGCCATTCGCCCGGCGACAGCGACTATGACGACATCCAGCAGATCCGCGCCAATTCGAACCGCGCCGCCAGCCTGACCCGCCAGCTGCTCGCCTTCTCGCGCCAGCAGACGCTGCGCCCGCAGGTGCTGCAGCTGCCCGACGTGATTTCGGAGGTGTCGAACCTCCTGAAGCGCCTGCTCGGCGAGACCGTCCAGCTGGTCGTCAACCATGGTCGCGGGCTGGGCTCGGTCCGCGCCGATCCGGGCCAGCTCGAACAGGTCGTCGTCAACCTCGCGGTCAATGCCCGCGACGCGATGCTCTCGCAGGGCGGCAACCGCAACGTGCTGACCATCGAGACGCTGGCGACCAGCGCGCAGGAAGTCCGCGCGATGGACGACGACGTGCTGCCGGTCGGCGATTATGTGACGCTGAAGGTATCCGACACCGGCACCGGTATCCCCGCCGACGTGCTGCCCAAGATCTTCGAACCCTTCTTCACGACCAAGGAAGTGGGGAAGGGCACCGGCCTCGGCCTGTCGACCGTCTATGGCATCATCAAGCAGTCGGGCGGCTATATCTTTGCCGAATCGCGTCCGGGACAGGGGTCGACCTTCACCATCCACCTGCCGGTCCACGCCGCCGCCGCCGAACCGCCGCGCCTTGGCACCAATCCCAAGCTCAAGAGCGAGCCGACCGAGCCGGCCTGGGGATCGGGCACGATCCTGCTGGTCGAGGACGAGGACATGGTCCGCGCCATCGCCGAACGCGCGCTGGCGCGGCAGGGCTATACCGTCATGACCGCCGAACATGGCGAGGCCGCGCTCGAACTACTCGCCGACCGGCCGCATATCGACCTGCTGATCTCCGACGTCGTCATGCCGACGATGGACGGCCCGACGATGGTCCGCCATGTCCGCAAGGTCTATCCGACGCTGCCGATCCTGTTCATGTCGGGCTATGCCGAGGAACAGTTGCGACGGTCGATTGATCTGGATCAGGTTTCTTTCCTCCCGAAACCCTTTTCGGTACAGCAACTGGCGACGGCGGCGCGCGATGCGTTGGCAAAGTCCTGA